CTATCAGGTGTAGTTATCGCACAGAAAAAAACGGTCTCAGGAACTGTACTGGACGAAAAGCAACAGCCATTGATTGGTGCTACAGTGCTTGAAAAGGGTACCACCAATGGTACAGCCGTAGACGCTGAAGGAAAGTTTACCCTGAATGTTTCAGAAAACGCCATTCTTCAGGTGCGTTTTGTAGGCTTCAAAACTCAGGAATTAAGCGTAAGTGGACGAAGTACATTTAACATTGTGATGGCAGGAGATGCTGCGTTGGACGATGTAGTAGTAGTAGGAAGCCGTGGCGTACCCAGAATAGAAGTAGACACGCCATTGCCTGTAGATAAGATAGGCGCAAAAGAGTTGATAGCTACCGGGCAAACTACCTTTGATAAGGCATTGCAATACTCTATCCCGTCATTTAGTACAGTACAAACTCCAGTAAATGATGCTACATCTTTGTTAGACCCTTATGAGATAAGAAACATGGGCCCAAGCCGTACTTTGATCTTGATCAATGGAAAGCGAAAAAACCTAAGTTCTTTGTTGTATGTACAAACGTCTCCGGGTAGAGGCGAAACAGGTGCTGACATTTCGGCCATACCTGTAGATGCGATCAAACGGGTAGAAGTATTGAGAGATGGGGCTTCGGCTCAATATGGTTCTGATGCGATTGCAGGGGTTATAAACGTGGTACTCAAAGACCAGACCGATGCACCTGCGCTTACGCTAAGAGGCGGGGTTACCGGAGCAGGTGATGGCGAGTTTTTTGGCGTGTCATTTACCAATGGTTCTAAGTTTGCCGGAAAGGGCTTCATCAATTACGCGATAGACCTTTCACAACAAGGTTTGTCTAACCGACCTGGTACGGTGAATGCCGCAGGGGAAGCCATGGATTTTGGCGCTGATATCAATTTTGTGAATGAGTTTTTGAGCAGAAAACCTGATGCGGGTAACATCAATGGAGCCCCTCAAACTACTGCTGCCAAGTTCTTGATCAATGGAGGAATCAATTTATCTAAGAATACCGAGGTGTATGGCAATGCAGCCTATGTTTACAAAAAGGTAAATAGCTTTGCCAACTACCGTACCCCTTACTGGAGAACCATCCAGGATTTCCCATATTTGGCTAACTTTTTCCCAGGCAATCACCCTACCAACCCTAGTGGATACGATGGGTACGTGCCTAGCTTTGACGGAAACCTTGCTGACTACCATGCCACCCTTGGTATTAAGGGTAAGCTGGGTGAGTGGAACCACGATGCTTCTTTGACCGTAGGTGGCAACCAACAAGGCTATACGGTGAACAATTCGCACAACAGAAACTTTGTTTATTCACCTTCTACCTGGTTAGACGCCAACAGTAATGGAACTGTAGACACGGGTGAACTTACTCAAGGGTCATTGCTGTACAGAGAAAATTCTCCGATTACATTCGACGTAGGGGGCACTCGATTCACCCATACTGTGGGTAACATAGATGTTTCCAGAAAAATTGGCGAAAAACTAAGCTTGGGTGTCGGTACAGAGTTTA
The Microscilla marina ATCC 23134 DNA segment above includes these coding regions:
- a CDS encoding TonB-dependent receptor; this encodes MTKKILIITMLLLLSGVVIAQKKTVSGTVLDEKQQPLIGATVLEKGTTNGTAVDAEGKFTLNVSENAILQVRFVGFKTQELSVSGRSTFNIVMAGDAALDDVVVVGSRGVPRIEVDTPLPVDKIGAKELIATGQTTFDKALQYSIPSFSTVQTPVNDATSLLDPYEIRNMGPSRTLILINGKRKNLSSLLYVQTSPGRGETGADISAIPVDAIKRVEVLRDGASAQYGSDAIAGVINVVLKDQTDAPALTLRGGVTGAGDGEFFGVSFTNGSKFAGKGFINYAIDLSQQGLSNRPGTVNAAGEAMDFGADINFVNEFLSRKPDAGNINGAPQTTAAKFLINGGINLSKNTEVYGNAAYVYKKVNSFANYRTPYWRTIQDFPYLANFFPGNHPTNPSGYDGYVPSFDGNLADYHATLGIKGKLGEWNHDASLTVGGNQQGYTVNNSHNRNFVYSPSTWLDANSNGTVDTGELTQGSLLYRENSPITFDVGGTRFTHTVGNIDVSRKIGEKLSLGVGTEFRSETFTVIEGSLASYDGGGADSFAGNQPENSGKFNRYNIGGYIDLLYDITDNFLINGTARVEEYSDFGEAFVWKVSSRYKFLEDKVILRGSVSTGFRAPTLHQIYTQKAQYSFVPGQGIQVGGLVNNVSPQAKLLGIKPLEAEKSQNFTAGIALKPKKGVSIAIDYYNIEVRDRIILGTEIGPTTAGNTPLDALLTANNLTDVSFFSNAIDTRTSGIDFVGAIRYLALGAGTLSINLSGNVVLENKRINNVKNPAIVESANQSVANATQEALFFTSRPETKWILGLNYELGKVTFMVNNTLFGKTTFKQQGLDNNLRTEFEPRVVTDLGVTISPTDNLTISLNANNILGILPQWKFVAENPAGQAIIDDTSTNAFGLTPIQIQSNLITFNQRYSQMTYDGYHFSQLGFLFNASVQLRF